The nucleotide sequence GGCCGGTGCGGATGGCGGCGAGCTCGTGCTTGCCGGCCTCCAGGGCCTTGTCCATCTTGTCCTCGGCATCAAGCATGACATCGTCGATCATGGTGGGTTCCTTCGGTAATTCGCAGAAGTTGTTTGCAGATCTTGTTCGCAGAAGTTGTTTGCGGAGGCTGTTGCGGCGCCTTGCTGCGAGGCGCTCGAGCGCGTCGGCAACGGTGCCGACGCCCCAGCGGCTCAGTCGAGAGTGACGAGGGTGCCGATATCCTCCCCCATCAGGGCGCGGGTGATGTTTCCCGACTCGCCCATGCCGAACACGCGCATCGTCAGCGCATTATCACGGCTGAGCGCAAAGGCCGAGGCGTCGGCCACTTGCAGCCCGTCGGCCAGGGCGCGACCGTAGGTGAGCCGGTCTAGCTTGACGGCGTTGGGATCGCGGCGCGGATCGGCGGTGTACACGCCGTCGACCCCGTTCTTACCAACCAGCAGCTCGTCGCAGTGGGTCTCCAGTGCGCGCTGGGCGGCGACGGTGTCAGTTGAGAAGTAGGGCATGCCCGCTCCGGCTCCGAACACCACAGCACGGCCCTTCTCCATGTGGCGGATGGCGCGCAGCGGGATGTAAGGCTCGGCCACCTGGGTCATGGTGATCGCTGACTGCACGCGCGCCGGCACTCCGGCCTTCTCGATGAAGTCCTGCAGCGCCAGGGCGTTCATCACCGTCCCGAGCATGCCCATGTAGTCGGCACGGGCGCGGTCCATGCCACGGGCGGACAGTTCCGCGCCGCGGAAGAAGTTCCCGCCGCCGACGACGATTGCCACCTGCACGCCCTGCTTGATGGCGGTGGCGATCTGCCCGGCGGCGTCGGCGACGACATCGGCGTCCAGGCCCACCGATCCTCCGCCGAACACCTCGCCGGAGAGCTTGAGCAGCACCCGACGGGGGTGCGTGCCGTGAGCGATGCGATCGTCGCGTTCTGGGGACTCACTCATGCGTATTGCCTCCTGGCGGGGTGCGGACGGTTCGGCGGCTCGCGCGTCAGCGCTCGGCACAGCCTACCGTGCCGTAGCCGTCCTCCGTCGGCGATGAGCGGACCGGGTCGCACGTCAGCCTCGGAGAACAGCGGTGGGGCCCGTGAGCGCAGTGCTCACGGGCCCCACCGCACGCACCCCGCAGCGTGCGGGAGTGCCGGGGATTGTCGCCTTAAGACTCAGGCGCCGACGCGGAAGCGGACGAAGCCGGTCAGCTTGCCGCCGGTAGCCGCGATGACCTTGCCGACCGTGGTCTTGGGGTCCTTGGCGTAGGCCTGGTCCACCAGGCAGTTCTCCTTGTAGAAGCCGTTCATGCGGCCCTCGACGATCTTCGGGATGGCCTTCTCCGGCTTGCCCTCGGCGCGAGTGGTCTCCTCGGCGATGGCACGCTCCTTGTCCACGACCTCGGCCGGGACGGAGTCGCGGTCCAGGTACAGCGGGGAGTAGGCGGCCACGTGCATGGCGACGTCGTGGGCGACCTCGCCGGCCGCGGCGTCGGTACCGACCAGCACACCCACCTGCGCGGGCAGGTCGGGGTTGGTGCGGTGCAGGTACAGCTCGACGTGGTCGGCGGCCAGGCGGCCGACGCGGCGCACGACGATCTTCTCGCCGATGACGGCCTGCATGGAGTCGGTGAGCTCCTTGACAGTGGTGCCGTCGACGGCGACCTCGGCCAGCGCCTCGGCGGTCTCGGCGCCGGAGTCTATGGCGGCGGAGAGGACCTTCTCGGCGAAGTCGAGGAACTTCTCGTTCTTGGCCACGAAGTCGGTCTCGGCGTTGATCTCCACCAGGACGCCCACCTGGGCCCCGTCGGCGTCGACCACCTTGGCGGCGATCAGGCCGGCGGAGGCGGAACGACCCTCGCGCTTGGCGATGCCCTTCAGGCCCTTGACGCGAATGATCTCGATGGCCTTCTCGGCGTCACCGTTCGCCTCGTCGAGCGCCTTCTTGACGTCGAGCATGCCGGCGCCGGTCTTCTCGCGCAGCGCCTTGATGTCAGCGGTGGTGTAGTTGGGCATGGATATCTCCTGAAATTGCTGAGATTGGAGTGAACGGGCGGCTACTGGAATCAGGCCTGCTCGGCGGGAGCAGGCTCGCTATCCGAGGGAGCCGCCGGGGCTTCACTCACGGTGGCCGCGGCAGGCTCCTCGCTCGCGGCGGCGTCGGCGTTCTCGGCGCCGGCCAGCAGCTGCGCCTCCCACTCGGGCAGCGGCTCCGCCTCGGCGGCGGGAACCTCGGCCTCCTCACCGGTGCGGGCGCGGCCGGCGGACCGGGAGACCAGCCCCTCCGCGACGGCATCGGCCATGATGCGGGTCAGCAGGGTGACGGAGCGGATGGCGTCGTCATTGCCGGGGACGGCGTAGGTGACCTCGTCGGGGTCGCAGTTGGTGTCAAGCACGGCTACCACGGGGATGCCCAGCTTCTGCGCCTCGGAGATGGCCAGGTGCTCCTTCTTGGTGTCCACCACCCAGATGGCGGCCGGCGGCTTGGCCATGTCGCGGATGCCGCCGAGGGTCTTGACGAGCTTGTCCTTCTCGCGGCGCATCATGAGCAGTTCCTTCTTGGTGCGGCCGGAGCCGGCCACGTCGTCGAAGTCGATCTGCTCGAGTTCCTTCATACGGTCCAGGCGCCCGCGCACGGTGGCGAAGTTGGTGAGCATGCCGCCCAGCCAGCGCTGGTTGACGTAGGGCATGCCGACACGCTGCGCCTGCTCGGCCACGGCGGCCTGCGCCTGGGTCTTGGTGCCGACGAACAGGATGTTGCCGCCGCGGGCGACAGTCTCCTTGATGAAGTCGTAGGCGGTGTTGATGCCGTCAACCGACTGCTGCAGGTCGATGATGTAGATGCCGTTGCGCTCCGTGAGGATGAACCGCTTCATCTTGGGGTTCCAACGGCGAGTCTGGTGGCCGAAGTGGACACCGTTCTCAAGCAGCTGGCGCATGGTCACAATCGCCATGAGGGTCCTTTCAGGCGCGCCCGGCGGGCGCGCAGGTCTGGGGACGCCCGCGGCTCGGCCGGGTCGCCCGTTTATGGTTGGTTGCTCCCCGTTGACCGGAGGCCCCGTGGGCGGGGCGCGGCTGCCCGGAGCCCGGGCATGGGGCCTGGTGCCCGCGGCGCCCGGCCACCTGCAGTGCTTGCGCAGTGCGGGACCTCGGCCATGGCGCCCGAAAGGACGTTCCCGCCCCACCGATGGCGGAGCGGGCGCGGACACGCGAAGTCAGCCTCGCACCGGCCCGGCAGAATGCTCCGAGCCCGCGCAGGGCTGCGGGCGCGAGGTTATCACAGCACCACTGCAGCGCCAGCGGGTATCTGACCCCCGCCGCTCCCAAGCCCCCGGCCGACCTAGTGCAGCCATGGCCGACTCGTCGGCGGGGGCAGCGCACCGGTGTCCACAGGCCCGGTTGGAAGCAGGCAA is from Actinomyces sp. 432 and encodes:
- the rpsB gene encoding 30S ribosomal protein S2, with protein sequence MAIVTMRQLLENGVHFGHQTRRWNPKMKRFILTERNGIYIIDLQQSVDGINTAYDFIKETVARGGNILFVGTKTQAQAAVAEQAQRVGMPYVNQRWLGGMLTNFATVRGRLDRMKELEQIDFDDVAGSGRTKKELLMMRREKDKLVKTLGGIRDMAKPPAAIWVVDTKKEHLAISEAQKLGIPVVAVLDTNCDPDEVTYAVPGNDDAIRSVTLLTRIMADAVAEGLVSRSAGRARTGEEAEVPAAEAEPLPEWEAQLLAGAENADAAASEEPAAATVSEAPAAPSDSEPAPAEQA
- the tsf gene encoding translation elongation factor Ts; protein product: MPNYTTADIKALREKTGAGMLDVKKALDEANGDAEKAIEIIRVKGLKGIAKREGRSASAGLIAAKVVDADGAQVGVLVEINAETDFVAKNEKFLDFAEKVLSAAIDSGAETAEALAEVAVDGTTVKELTDSMQAVIGEKIVVRRVGRLAADHVELYLHRTNPDLPAQVGVLVGTDAAAGEVAHDVAMHVAAYSPLYLDRDSVPAEVVDKERAIAEETTRAEGKPEKAIPKIVEGRMNGFYKENCLVDQAYAKDPKTTVGKVIAATGGKLTGFVRFRVGA
- the pyrH gene encoding UMP kinase; amino-acid sequence: MSESPERDDRIAHGTHPRRVLLKLSGEVFGGGSVGLDADVVADAAGQIATAIKQGVQVAIVVGGGNFFRGAELSARGMDRARADYMGMLGTVMNALALQDFIEKAGVPARVQSAITMTQVAEPYIPLRAIRHMEKGRAVVFGAGAGMPYFSTDTVAAQRALETHCDELLVGKNGVDGVYTADPRRDPNAVKLDRLTYGRALADGLQVADASAFALSRDNALTMRVFGMGESGNITRALMGEDIGTLVTLD